The following proteins come from a genomic window of Gemmatimonas sp.:
- a CDS encoding MupA/Atu3671 family FMN-dependent luciferase-like monooxygenase, translated as MRALLIGSESLVIQCGEVLRARHWHVSGVVSDAAAVRAWAGEAGIPVFGVADLDAAADTLAFDWLLSITHLRPIPDHVLARAARGAVNFHDGPLPRYGGLQAAAWALHAGERTHGVVWHRMTTVLDGGAVLVRRNFPIEETDTALTLNARCWAAALDGFSELVSRLEQGDVVGSPAEAPDPATHHGRADRPRDLGRLLPGQTAGDWERALRAADTGPYPNPFVLPWVWLGTPVVVGAVQPVPHDGAGEPGQLLAVSSASLVLRVADQAVMLSDLRHLDGRACRADALCAEAGLAAGDMLPPFPALPATAAVLAQSAKHEANWVRTWEAYQPLVLSSGHGNQQATTTAVLGLPAADDALAAVVMLLFARGAMSGSGLGYTCTALAHNARGGVGLLAPVVPLEVAVDETLTVAEALSTLVACCTRAEQDGPHQRSIFLRYPALGGTERSCDVVVQRLTDGEWPAPPVGASLVVQVTADGSAVRWASPNGTWSVDDLLTWHDRLMALVGQRRGDPTTRVADLSILSERERQLIEGWGCGPTDDAAPRTIADAVRRQALETPDRVALHFGDQSLTFAALQERADIVACHLQARGVHPDERVAVMAERSMDLVVALLGVLRAGAAYVPIDPRYPAERRRLMLEDCGARILLTQAGLALPGELPSLTRLDMEGLTPLPGAVLRDDVRPEHLAYVIYTSGSTGRPKGVMVEHRQVSNFFAGMDRALGTTPGVWLAVTSVSFDISVLELFWTLSRGFTVVVAPDRPGAVEAAPMTANGLGFSLFYFSADEQGEGREKYRLLMEGARFADAHGFEAVWTPERHFHAFGGLYPNPVVTSAAIAAITTNVGIRAGSCVLPLHHPARVAEDWAVVDNLSAGRVGVSIAAGWQPNDFVFRPEAYADAKQNMFREIELVQQLWRGEAVTFPGPHGPVEVRTLPRPVQPRLPVWVTTAGNPETFAQAGRVGANLLTHLLGQSLEELTPKIAAYREAWRAAGHAGVGRVTLMVHTFIGADDEQVRDTVRESMIAYLRTSVSLIKQYAGVFPTLRQRPGSDGSDVDFSALNEAEMNALLEFSFERYFTTSALFGTVESAMAMVGRMRSCDVDEIACLVDFGLPTDVVLNHLPQLAELKSQAIRRFPGSARTVAPESDLATLIARHGVTHFQCTPSMARLMLETPGHREALGQLQVLCVGGEALSAALARDLMAAGPRALFNMYGPTETTVWSSVGRVDGRAGAVALGHAIANTQLRIVDPRSGRLLPQGMAGELWIGGEGVTRGYLDRPTLTAERFVTDAEGTRWYRTGDLVEWRDGELHFLGRLDHQVKIRGYRIELGEIEARLADDAAVQEVVVIADQVADGDPRLVAYLTRRELIPIDTAALRRRLLQVLPDFMVPTRFVVLRDMPRTPNLKIDRAALASAPRADEGVTADRVAPPVSSMPAARSIPTRAPSVAVAAETVRQLEQAIAGIWQDVLRLPVTGMHDNFFDLGGHSLLVVQVHQRLQAHLGQSFPVTDLFRFATISTIAAHLAPQAAKTPSRVPELAVPDSLEDVGDGAADASAHSAEGRAARRLALAQNRLGRRSR; from the coding sequence ATGCGCGCTCTGCTGATCGGCAGCGAATCGTTGGTCATTCAATGCGGCGAGGTCCTGCGGGCCCGACATTGGCACGTGTCGGGCGTCGTCAGCGACGCCGCCGCTGTCCGCGCGTGGGCGGGAGAGGCCGGTATCCCCGTCTTTGGGGTTGCCGACCTTGATGCCGCCGCCGATACGCTCGCTTTTGACTGGCTGCTCTCCATCACGCACCTGAGGCCGATCCCCGATCACGTTCTGGCGCGGGCGGCCCGCGGCGCCGTGAACTTTCACGACGGCCCGCTGCCGCGATACGGCGGCCTCCAGGCGGCGGCGTGGGCGCTGCATGCGGGCGAGCGCACGCACGGTGTGGTTTGGCACCGGATGACCACGGTGCTCGACGGCGGCGCGGTGCTGGTACGACGCAACTTCCCCATCGAGGAGACCGATACGGCCCTCACGCTCAACGCGCGCTGCTGGGCGGCGGCGCTGGACGGGTTCTCGGAGCTCGTCTCGCGGCTTGAGCAAGGAGACGTCGTCGGATCTCCCGCGGAGGCCCCCGATCCCGCGACCCATCATGGTCGCGCCGATCGGCCGCGCGATCTTGGCCGCCTGCTGCCGGGGCAAACGGCCGGTGACTGGGAGCGTGCCTTGCGGGCGGCGGATACGGGACCGTATCCGAACCCGTTCGTCCTGCCGTGGGTCTGGTTGGGAACGCCGGTCGTGGTAGGGGCGGTGCAGCCGGTCCCGCACGATGGGGCCGGTGAGCCCGGGCAGCTTCTCGCCGTGAGCAGTGCATCACTGGTGCTGCGCGTTGCCGACCAGGCCGTGATGCTGTCGGACTTGCGTCATCTCGACGGCCGCGCGTGTCGCGCGGATGCGCTGTGCGCTGAGGCGGGGCTCGCTGCAGGCGATATGCTGCCGCCGTTTCCGGCGCTGCCCGCCACCGCGGCCGTACTGGCGCAAAGCGCGAAGCACGAGGCGAACTGGGTACGGACTTGGGAAGCGTATCAGCCTCTGGTGCTCTCCAGCGGACATGGCAACCAGCAGGCGACGACCACCGCTGTGCTGGGGCTTCCGGCCGCTGACGATGCGCTCGCGGCCGTGGTCATGCTGCTGTTTGCGCGCGGAGCGATGTCGGGGAGCGGACTCGGATACACGTGCACGGCCCTGGCGCACAATGCGCGCGGTGGTGTGGGCCTGCTCGCGCCAGTGGTGCCACTCGAGGTTGCCGTCGATGAGACGCTGACGGTCGCCGAGGCACTCAGCACCCTCGTGGCATGCTGCACACGCGCGGAGCAGGACGGTCCGCATCAACGGTCCATCTTTCTGCGCTACCCCGCACTGGGTGGCACGGAGCGATCGTGCGACGTGGTGGTGCAACGCCTCACGGACGGCGAGTGGCCGGCTCCCCCGGTAGGCGCCAGCCTCGTGGTGCAGGTGACCGCCGATGGCTCGGCGGTGCGCTGGGCATCGCCGAACGGCACGTGGTCCGTGGACGATCTCCTGACGTGGCACGACCGGCTGATGGCACTGGTCGGGCAGCGGCGCGGTGACCCCACGACACGGGTCGCTGATCTGTCCATCCTTTCGGAGCGTGAGCGCCAGCTGATCGAGGGCTGGGGATGCGGTCCGACCGACGACGCGGCGCCTCGCACGATCGCCGACGCAGTGCGCCGGCAAGCACTCGAGACGCCGGATCGTGTCGCGCTTCACTTCGGTGATCAGTCTCTCACCTTTGCCGCCTTGCAGGAGCGCGCCGATATCGTGGCGTGCCACCTGCAGGCGCGTGGTGTGCACCCGGACGAGCGCGTCGCGGTGATGGCCGAACGGTCGATGGATCTGGTGGTGGCGCTACTCGGTGTCCTGCGAGCCGGTGCGGCCTACGTCCCGATCGATCCGCGCTATCCCGCCGAGCGCCGTCGGCTCATGCTGGAGGATTGTGGCGCGCGTATTCTGCTGACGCAGGCGGGGCTGGCGCTGCCTGGCGAGCTGCCGTCGCTCACGCGCCTCGACATGGAGGGCCTCACCCCGTTGCCGGGCGCCGTCCTTCGCGACGACGTGCGTCCCGAGCACCTCGCCTACGTGATTTACACATCGGGATCCACCGGTCGCCCCAAGGGCGTCATGGTTGAGCACCGGCAGGTGAGCAACTTCTTCGCCGGCATGGATCGCGCGCTGGGCACCACTCCGGGCGTGTGGCTCGCGGTGACCAGTGTGTCCTTCGACATCTCGGTTCTCGAGTTGTTCTGGACGCTGTCGCGAGGCTTCACCGTGGTTGTCGCTCCCGATCGACCCGGTGCGGTGGAGGCAGCGCCCATGACGGCCAACGGCCTCGGATTCTCCCTGTTCTACTTCTCCGCCGACGAACAGGGTGAGGGGCGCGAGAAGTATCGCCTGCTCATGGAGGGCGCGCGCTTCGCCGATGCCCACGGATTTGAAGCCGTGTGGACGCCGGAACGCCATTTCCACGCGTTCGGCGGGTTGTATCCCAATCCCGTGGTGACCAGTGCGGCCATTGCCGCCATTACCACCAACGTGGGGATTCGTGCGGGCAGCTGCGTGCTGCCCTTGCATCACCCCGCCCGGGTTGCCGAAGACTGGGCGGTGGTGGACAACCTGTCAGCTGGGCGCGTGGGCGTGTCGATCGCGGCTGGTTGGCAGCCCAACGACTTCGTGTTCCGCCCGGAGGCGTACGCCGACGCGAAGCAGAACATGTTCCGCGAGATCGAGTTGGTCCAACAGCTGTGGCGCGGCGAGGCGGTCACCTTCCCCGGACCCCATGGCCCGGTGGAAGTCCGTACCCTGCCTCGCCCCGTGCAGCCGCGCCTTCCGGTATGGGTCACGACCGCCGGAAATCCCGAGACCTTTGCGCAGGCGGGTCGCGTTGGCGCCAATCTGCTCACGCATCTGCTCGGCCAGTCACTGGAGGAACTGACCCCCAAGATCGCCGCCTATCGCGAGGCGTGGCGGGCGGCGGGCCATGCCGGGGTTGGGCGTGTCACCCTGATGGTGCACACCTTCATCGGCGCCGACGACGAGCAGGTGCGCGATACGGTGCGCGAGTCGATGATCGCCTACCTGCGGACGTCGGTCAGTCTCATCAAGCAGTACGCGGGCGTATTCCCTACGCTGCGCCAACGGCCCGGATCGGACGGCAGCGACGTGGATTTCTCGGCGCTGAACGAGGCGGAGATGAACGCGCTGCTCGAGTTCTCGTTCGAGCGGTACTTCACCACCAGCGCGCTGTTCGGCACCGTCGAGAGCGCCATGGCCATGGTGGGGCGCATGCGGAGCTGCGACGTGGACGAAATCGCCTGCCTCGTGGACTTCGGCCTGCCCACCGACGTGGTCCTCAACCACCTCCCGCAGCTGGCGGAGTTGAAGTCACAGGCGATCCGGCGATTCCCCGGCAGCGCGCGCACCGTGGCGCCGGAGAGCGATCTGGCGACCCTCATTGCTCGGCACGGTGTGACCCACTTCCAGTGCACGCCTTCCATGGCCCGTCTGATGCTCGAAACGCCGGGGCATCGGGAGGCCTTGGGACAGCTGCAGGTGCTCTGCGTAGGTGGCGAGGCGTTGTCCGCGGCATTGGCGAGAGACTTGATGGCCGCAGGCCCGCGTGCCCTGTTCAACATGTACGGTCCCACCGAAACCACCGTCTGGTCCTCCGTGGGGCGCGTCGACGGCCGTGCCGGCGCCGTGGCGCTCGGCCATGCCATCGCGAATACGCAGCTGCGCATCGTCGATCCGCGATCGGGGCGCCTGCTCCCGCAGGGCATGGCTGGGGAACTGTGGATCGGCGGAGAGGGGGTGACGCGCGGCTACCTGGATCGGCCGACCCTCACCGCCGAACGATTCGTCACCGACGCGGAAGGCACGCGTTGGTACCGTACAGGTGATCTGGTGGAGTGGCGCGACGGAGAGTTGCACTTCCTTGGACGCCTCGATCACCAGGTGAAGATTCGCGGGTATCGGATCGAACTCGGTGAAATCGAGGCCCGACTGGCCGATGACGCGGCGGTGCAGGAAGTGGTGGTCATTGCCGACCAGGTGGCCGACGGTGATCCACGACTGGTGGCATATCTGACGCGCCGCGAGCTGATCCCGATCGATACGGCCGCGTTGCGGCGGCGGCTGCTGCAGGTGCTCCCCGACTTCATGGTGCCCACGCGCTTCGTGGTGCTGCGCGATATGCCGCGCACTCCGAATCTCAAGATCGATCGCGCGGCTCTGGCGAGTGCGCCGCGGGCCGATGAGGGGGTGACGGCGGACCGCGTGGCACCTCCTGTGTCCAGCATGCCCGCCGCGCGGAGCATTCCGACTCGTGCGCCCTCGGTTGCCGTAGCGGCCGAGACCGTGCGACAGCTCGAGCAGGCCATCGCCGGCATCTGGCAGGACGTGCTGCGATTGCCGGTCACGGGGATGCACGACAACTTCTTCGATCTCGGCGGACACTCCCTGCTGGTGGTACAGGTACACCAGCGGTTGCAGGCCCATCTGGGGCAATCGTTCCCGGTCACGGACCTGTTCCGGTTTGCCACCATCAGCACCATCGCGGCGCACCTCGCGCCGCAGGCCGCGAAAACGCCGTCGCGAGTTCCGGAGCTGGCGGTCCCCGATTCTCTTGAGGACGTCGGCGACGGTGCGGCAGACGCCAGCGCACACTCGGCCGAAGGCCGTGCAGCGCGTCGTCTGGCGCTCGCCCAGAATCGCCTCGGCCGTCGCAGCCGATGA